The following proteins come from a genomic window of Anopheles ziemanni chromosome 3, idAnoZiCoDA_A2_x.2, whole genome shotgun sequence:
- the LOC131289270 gene encoding mothers against decapentaplegic homolog 4 isoform X3 codes for MVGLTGGSHLYAPGIPAAQEIVRDMAAMPTAAPTSADACLSIVHSLMCHRQGGESEGFSKRAIESLVKKLKEKRDELDSLITAITTNGAHPSKCVTIQRTLDGRLQVAGRKGFPHVIYARIWRWPDLHKNELKHVKFCQFAFDLKCDSVCVNPYHYERVVSPGIDLSGLTLQSGPSRLIKDEYTPGSVVGGGMDIDGNEIGTIQHHPSMVAGAAYGSMSMHPQVPDPSQLRGLFGSSSGPRPIPKLEASEQSRNSDPSSWMGGGAGSGGGPPMMSAAGSAGGQQQHHRLSSSLPLSSVIGGPAGIGNNGLRGPPQSSQQQPSAPQQQQPQSSSQSGAQLTNGGGLLGSSSQTGSGGGGGASATSGGGSLVAADGSQYYTGGTSVDPTMNDPQTMGPGSMSGSMSTTSPVSPHLQQNGYVPASNGQQQQPGPQSQNNQTGSQQYQQQQQQQQQSQQGGSATWSGSNTLNYTQSIQPPSHAGSSHQQQSQQQQQQQQYWPHGSGSGSGTVGTSAGSSVGNAAAGGQMAELPGQQRLLSRQPAPEYWCSVAYFELDTQVGEMFKVPSNRPNVTIDGYVDPSGGNRFCLGALSNVHRTEQSEKARLHIGKGVQLDLRGEGDVWLRCLSDHSVFVQSYYLDREAGRTPGDAVHKIYPGACIKVFDLRQCHMQMQSLANCAQKAAQMQAAVVAGVSAVGATRSLSAAAGIGVDDLRRLCILRLSFVKGWGPDYPRQSIKETPCWVEVHLHRALQLLDEVLHQMPIDGPRAIE; via the exons ATGGTCGGGCTGACGGGCGGGTCGCATCTATATGCGCCCGGCATTCCGGCGGCACAGGAGA TCGTCCGCGATATGGCTGCCATGCCAACGGCGGCTCCGACCAGTGCGGATGCCTGTCTCAGCATCGTCCATTCGCTGATGTGCCACCGGCAGGGCGGCGAGAGCGAAGGCTTTTCCAAGCGCGCTATCGAGTCACTGGTGAAAAAGCTGAAGGAAAAACGTGACGAGCTAGACTCGCTGATCACGGCCATCACCACTAACGGGGCACACCCGAGCAAGTGCGTCACGATACAGCGCACACTCGATGGTCGATTACAG GTTGCCGGTCGCAAAGGGTTTCCTCATGTCATTTATGCACGCATTTGGCGCTGGCCGGATTTACATAAGAACGAACTCAAACACGTCAAGTTCTGCCAGTTTGCGTTCGATCTCAAGTGCGACTCCGTTTGTGTTAATCCGTATCACTACGAGCGCGTTGTTTCTCCTGGCATTG ATCTTTCCGGACTCACGCTGCAGTCGGGACCGAGTCGATTGATAAAAGATGAATATACACCTGGTTCGGTCGTCGGCGGAGGTATGGATATCGATGGCAATGAGATCGGCACGATTCAGCACCATCCGTCCATGGTGGCCGGTGCCGCGTATGGCAGCATGTCCATGCATCCGCAAGTGCCCG ACCCATCGCAGCTGCGCGGTTTGTTTGGATCTAGTAGTGGCCCAAGGCCGATACCGAAGCTAGAGGCTTCCGAGCAGTCTCGAAACAGTGACCCGAGCAGCTGGATGGGTGGCGGCGCGGGAAGTGGTGGAGGACCGCCCATGATGTCGGCGGCTGGCTCGGCCGGTggtcaacagcagcaccaccgtTTGTCGTCATCGCTGCCATTAT CATCCGTGATCGGTGGTCCTGCTGGTATCGGAAATAACGGATTGAGAGGACCGCCGCAAAGCTCCCAGCAGCAACCTTCGGCGCCTCAACAGCAACAGCCTCAATCGTCATCGCAATCCGGCGCGCAGCTCACAAATGGCGGTGGTCTTCTCGGAAGCTCGTCACAAACTggtagcggtggtggtggtggtgctagTGCCACCAGTGGTGGTGGAAGCTTGGTCGCAGCGGATGGTTCCCAGTACTACACCGGTGGTACTTCCGTCGATCCCACGATGAACGATCCGCAAACGATGGGTCCGGGCAGCATGTCGGGAAGCATGTCAACTACATCACCAGTATCGCCTCATCTGCAGCAAAATGGATACGTGCCGGCTAGCAatggtcagcagcagcagccgggaCCGCAGTCTCAAAATAACCAGACAGGATCACAACaataccagcagcagcaacaacaacagcagcaatcgCAGCAAGGCGGCTCGGCGACGTGGTCCGGTTCGAACACACTGAACTACACACAATCGATACAGCCTCCATCACACGCCGGAAGTTCACATCAGCAAcagtcgcagcagcagcaacagcagcagcaatactGGCCTCATGGTTCGGGGAGTGGTTCCGGGACGGTCGGAACGAGTGCTGGGTCAAGTGTGGGTAATGCGGCTGCCGGTGGTCAGATGGCGGAACTGCCTGGACAGCAGCGATTGCTTTCCCGCCAACCGGCACCCGAGTACTGGTGCTCGGTGGCGTACTTCGAGCTGGATACGCAAGTTGGCGAAATGTTCAAGGTGCCCTCAAACCGCCCGAACGTCACGATCGACGGATACGTTGATCCGTCCGGTGGCAATCGGTTCTGCCTCGGTGCCCTCAGCAACGTGCATCGTACGGAACAGAGTGAGAAGGCAAG ACTACACATTGGCAAGGGTGTACAGCTGGATCTGCGCGGCGAAGGGGACGTCTGGCTACGATGTCTCAGTGATCATTCAGTATTCGTACAGAGCTACTACCTCGATCGGGAAGCGGGCCGTACGCCGGGTGATGCCGTACACAAAATCTACCCAGGAGCGTGCATAAAG GTGTTCGATCTGCGACAGTGCCACATGCAGATGCAATCCCTCGCAAACTGTGCGCAAAAGGCTGCCCAAATGCAGGCGGCCGTCGTGGCGGGCGTATCGGCCGTCGGTGCAACGAGGA GTCTTTCCGCCGCGGCCGGGATCGGGGTGGACGATCTGCGGCGTCTGTGCATTCTGCGGCTGTCGTTCGTGAAGGGCTGGGGACCGGACTACCCGCGCCAATCGATCAAGGAAACGCCGTGCTGGGTGGAGGTCCATCTGCACCGCGCACTGCAGCTGTTGGACGAAGTGCTGCATCAAATGCCGATCGATGGTCCGCGGGCCATCGAGTAG
- the LOC131289270 gene encoding mothers against decapentaplegic homolog 4 isoform X2, translated as MVGLTGGSHLYAPGIPAAQEIVRDMAAMPTAAPTSADACLSIVHSLMCHRQGGESEGFSKRAIESLVKKLKEKRDELDSLITAITTNGAHPSKCVTIQRTLDGRLQVAGRKGFPHVIYARIWRWPDLHKNELKHVKFCQFAFDLKCDSVCVNPYHYERVVSPGIDLSGLTLQSGPSRLIKDEYTPGSVVGGGMDIDGNEIGTIQHHPSMVAGAAYGSMSMHPQVPVDPSQLRGLFGSSSGPRPIPKLEASEQSRNSDPSSWMGGGAGSGGGPPMMSAAGSAGGQQQHHRLSSSLPLSSVIGGPAGIGNNGLRGPPQSSQQQPSAPQQQQPQSSSQSGAQLTNGGGLLGSSSQTGSGGGGGASATSGGGSLVAADGSQYYTGGTSVDPTMNDPQTMGPGSMSGSMSTTSPVSPHLQQNGYVPASNGQQQQPGPQSQNNQTGSQQYQQQQQQQQQSQQGGSATWSGSNTLNYTQSIQPPSHAGSSHQQQSQQQQQQQQYWPHGSGSGSGTVGTSAGSSVGNAAAGGQMAELPGQQRLLSRQPAPEYWCSVAYFELDTQVGEMFKVPSNRPNVTIDGYVDPSGGNRFCLGALSNVHRTEQSEKARLHIGKGVQLDLRGEGDVWLRCLSDHSVFVQSYYLDREAGRTPGDAVHKIYPGACIKVFDLRQCHMQMQSLANCAQKAAQMQAAVVAGVSAVGATRSLSAAAGIGVDDLRRLCILRLSFVKGWGPDYPRQSIKETPCWVEVHLHRALQLLDEVLHQMPIDGPRAIE; from the exons ATGGTCGGGCTGACGGGCGGGTCGCATCTATATGCGCCCGGCATTCCGGCGGCACAGGAGA TCGTCCGCGATATGGCTGCCATGCCAACGGCGGCTCCGACCAGTGCGGATGCCTGTCTCAGCATCGTCCATTCGCTGATGTGCCACCGGCAGGGCGGCGAGAGCGAAGGCTTTTCCAAGCGCGCTATCGAGTCACTGGTGAAAAAGCTGAAGGAAAAACGTGACGAGCTAGACTCGCTGATCACGGCCATCACCACTAACGGGGCACACCCGAGCAAGTGCGTCACGATACAGCGCACACTCGATGGTCGATTACAG GTTGCCGGTCGCAAAGGGTTTCCTCATGTCATTTATGCACGCATTTGGCGCTGGCCGGATTTACATAAGAACGAACTCAAACACGTCAAGTTCTGCCAGTTTGCGTTCGATCTCAAGTGCGACTCCGTTTGTGTTAATCCGTATCACTACGAGCGCGTTGTTTCTCCTGGCATTG ATCTTTCCGGACTCACGCTGCAGTCGGGACCGAGTCGATTGATAAAAGATGAATATACACCTGGTTCGGTCGTCGGCGGAGGTATGGATATCGATGGCAATGAGATCGGCACGATTCAGCACCATCCGTCCATGGTGGCCGGTGCCGCGTATGGCAGCATGTCCATGCATCCGCAAGTGCCCG TAGACCCATCGCAGCTGCGCGGTTTGTTTGGATCTAGTAGTGGCCCAAGGCCGATACCGAAGCTAGAGGCTTCCGAGCAGTCTCGAAACAGTGACCCGAGCAGCTGGATGGGTGGCGGCGCGGGAAGTGGTGGAGGACCGCCCATGATGTCGGCGGCTGGCTCGGCCGGTggtcaacagcagcaccaccgtTTGTCGTCATCGCTGCCATTAT CATCCGTGATCGGTGGTCCTGCTGGTATCGGAAATAACGGATTGAGAGGACCGCCGCAAAGCTCCCAGCAGCAACCTTCGGCGCCTCAACAGCAACAGCCTCAATCGTCATCGCAATCCGGCGCGCAGCTCACAAATGGCGGTGGTCTTCTCGGAAGCTCGTCACAAACTggtagcggtggtggtggtggtgctagTGCCACCAGTGGTGGTGGAAGCTTGGTCGCAGCGGATGGTTCCCAGTACTACACCGGTGGTACTTCCGTCGATCCCACGATGAACGATCCGCAAACGATGGGTCCGGGCAGCATGTCGGGAAGCATGTCAACTACATCACCAGTATCGCCTCATCTGCAGCAAAATGGATACGTGCCGGCTAGCAatggtcagcagcagcagccgggaCCGCAGTCTCAAAATAACCAGACAGGATCACAACaataccagcagcagcaacaacaacagcagcaatcgCAGCAAGGCGGCTCGGCGACGTGGTCCGGTTCGAACACACTGAACTACACACAATCGATACAGCCTCCATCACACGCCGGAAGTTCACATCAGCAAcagtcgcagcagcagcaacagcagcagcaatactGGCCTCATGGTTCGGGGAGTGGTTCCGGGACGGTCGGAACGAGTGCTGGGTCAAGTGTGGGTAATGCGGCTGCCGGTGGTCAGATGGCGGAACTGCCTGGACAGCAGCGATTGCTTTCCCGCCAACCGGCACCCGAGTACTGGTGCTCGGTGGCGTACTTCGAGCTGGATACGCAAGTTGGCGAAATGTTCAAGGTGCCCTCAAACCGCCCGAACGTCACGATCGACGGATACGTTGATCCGTCCGGTGGCAATCGGTTCTGCCTCGGTGCCCTCAGCAACGTGCATCGTACGGAACAGAGTGAGAAGGCAAG ACTACACATTGGCAAGGGTGTACAGCTGGATCTGCGCGGCGAAGGGGACGTCTGGCTACGATGTCTCAGTGATCATTCAGTATTCGTACAGAGCTACTACCTCGATCGGGAAGCGGGCCGTACGCCGGGTGATGCCGTACACAAAATCTACCCAGGAGCGTGCATAAAG GTGTTCGATCTGCGACAGTGCCACATGCAGATGCAATCCCTCGCAAACTGTGCGCAAAAGGCTGCCCAAATGCAGGCGGCCGTCGTGGCGGGCGTATCGGCCGTCGGTGCAACGAGGA GTCTTTCCGCCGCGGCCGGGATCGGGGTGGACGATCTGCGGCGTCTGTGCATTCTGCGGCTGTCGTTCGTGAAGGGCTGGGGACCGGACTACCCGCGCCAATCGATCAAGGAAACGCCGTGCTGGGTGGAGGTCCATCTGCACCGCGCACTGCAGCTGTTGGACGAAGTGCTGCATCAAATGCCGATCGATGGTCCGCGGGCCATCGAGTAG
- the LOC131287903 gene encoding forkhead box protein C2-B: protein MTQLEDDDLLNNLLKIPGTIIIYNNDMSSYDYVLNAHNVTLPLTPATSTAGSAASEQSVDDLNSSASIDTDLAGSPVPTYQSTGGASLHHPQLQPDSPASILMETPGCSELDQSFGSVGYSGPQDDPTTGRSSSHVEEEMVLEGSELEDEPDETDPGGTVTLVADEEDSEPELTNLSWLTELKNITNLTPSDVPLTDLPTARFNKFIAQVRRSRETYDKRKEQYTSPASSLEKPPFNYAQIIAMAMLEEGRMTLKQICKWIQEKFSYYKVHKNWNNSIRHNLSLSFFFTKVQRAKDEKGKGGYWELSMDVSKSERRRIRIRQRNKGSNITNNGGCAAGGNNRRTSTAPRMPKGSSGAGGSEANGQATSNNNNNERTVNNNLTPDKQPGPDPTVPCEVIEQEIVLASSETVPCPTGATLLTALDSNNNSCPQQQQSIIPVPIGVTNGEALPVQIDIIDNYSKPSSGMDMIVELPTPDPTPVTQTMDVTEEMPGTGSVGSNLVAQTTVPPDHLVVNEDQLIHASALVENCTINFDSIMNGDNGASIFSSLNVDEIFSDNEIPQPANDDIIVPFFSNVQQVQTGPNVVVETIPYYLPDMGNFDESDFGNLININEQEISDEFLNEHGFL, encoded by the exons ATGACGCAACTGGAGGATGATGACCTTTTGAACAATTTGCTGAAAATACCGggcaccatcatcatctacAATAACGACATGAGCT CCTATGATTACGTGCTGAATGCTCACAATGTGACGCTGCCTCTGACGCCGGCCACCTCCACCGCCGGTTCAGCCGCTTCCGAGCAATCGGTGGACGATTTGAATAGCAGCGCATCGATCGATACCGACCTGGCAGGCTCCCCGGTGCCCACATACCAAAGCACCGGTGGAGCTAGCCTCCACCATCCGCAGCTGCAGCCCGATTCACCCGCATCCATCCTGATGGAAACGCCCGGTTGCTCCGAGCTGGACCAGAGCTTCGGTAGCGTGGGCTACTCCGGGCCTCAGGACGATCCCACCACGGGCCGGTCGTCGTCCCATGTGGAAGAGGAAATGGTGCTCGAAGGGAGCGAACTGGAGGACGAGCCGGACGAAACGGACCCCGGGGGGACGGTGACGTTGGTCGCCGACGAGGAAGACTCCGAGCCGGAGCTTACCAATCTGTCCTGGTTGACGGAGCTAAAGAACATCACCAACCTGACGCCCTCGGACGTGCCGCTGACGGATTTGCCAACGGctcggtttaacaaatttatCGCACAAGTGCGAAG GAGCCGCGAGACGTACGACAAGCGCAAGGAGCAGTACACGTCACCGGCGAGCTCGCTGGAAAAACCTCCCTTCAACTATGCACAAATCATCGCCATGGCCATGCTCGAGGAGGGCCGCATGACGCTCAAGCAGATATGCAAATGGATTCAGGAGAAGTTTTCCTACTACAAGGTGCACAAAAACTGGAAT AATTCCATCCGACACAATTTAtcgttgagttttttcttcaccaaagTACAACGGGCCAAAGACGAGAAGGGTAAGGGCGGCTACTGGGAGCTGTCCATGGATGTGTCAAAAAGCGAGCGCCGGCGGATTCGCATACGGCAGCGTAACAAAGGGTCCAATATCACCAACAATGGTGGTTGCGCCGCCGGAGGAAACAATCGACGAACCTCGACGGCACCAAGGATGCCGAAAGGATCGTCCGGTGCTGGCGGGTCGGAGGCCAACGGTCAGGCTACCagtaataacaacaacaatgagCGGACGGTCAACAATAACCTCACGCCCGACAAACAGCCGGGTCCTGATCCGACGGTTCCTTGCGAAGTGATTGAGCAGGAAATCGTCTTAGCATCTTCGGAAACGGTCCCGTGCCCGACCGGTGCTACACTACTTACCGCTCTCGATAGCAATAATAACAGTTGcccacagcagcaacaatccATCATCCCGGTGCCGATCGGGGTCACTAACGGCGAGGCACTGCCGGTGCAAATCGATATAATCGACAATTACAGCAAGCCATCGTCCGGGATGGATATGATCGTTGAACTCCCGACGCCGGACCCTACGCCGGTTACGCAGACGATGGACGTCACGGAGGAAATGCCCGGTACCGGGTCGGTGGGCTCCAATCTGGTCGCCCAAACGACGGTCCCCCCGGATCATCTGGTGGTAAACGAGGATCAGTTGATCCACGCCAGTGcgctggtggaaaactgtaCGATCAACTTCGATTCCATCATGAACGGTGATAACGGTGCCAGCATTTTCAGCAGTCTCAACGTGGATGAG ATTTTCTCCGACAATGAAATACCACAACCGGCGAACGACGACATTATTGTGCCATTCTTTAGCAACGTCCAGCAGGTCCAGACCGGACCGAACGTGGTCGTTGAGACCATACCCTACTATCTGCCCGACATGGGCAACTTCGACGAGAGCGATTTTGGCAATTTGATCAACATTAACGAGCAGGAAATAAGTGACGAGTTTCTGAACGAGCACGGATTCCTGTAG
- the LOC131287411 gene encoding protein unc-50 homolog translates to MKYATSPTPSRSNSSLLGMASRTASPLPAPANYRDCMSATTKSYKYLRRFIKFDQMDFEYAMWQMVYLFIAPKKVYRNFNYRKQTKSQFARDDPAFLVLLVGCLCVTSIGFAWVLSLGFVQTVLFTLYVVFVDCIFCGMIVATFLWFIANRYFRDRNSDFDMEWGYAFDVHLNAFFPPLILLHFIQLFFYHPLISRDWFVSTFIGNTIWLLALAYYIYITFLGYNVVPALKNTRIILVTLPLLVLFYIMTLIIGWNLSVSLMYYYHYRVL, encoded by the exons ATGAAGTACGCAACGTCGCCTACTCCGTCACGTAGCAATAGCTCACTGCTGGGGATGGCTTCCCGAACGGCATCTCCGCTGCCCGCTCCGGCCAACTATCGAGATTGCATGAGCGCCACCACCAAAAGCTACAAATATCTACGACGGTTCATCAAATTTGACCAAATGGATTTCGAGTACGCGATGTGGCAGATGGTTTACCTTTTCATAGCACCGAAGAAAGTGTACCGCAACTTTAATTATCGTAAAC AAACCAAATCACAATTTGCTCGCGACGATCCAGCCTTCCTGGTGTTACTTGTTGGATGTTTATGTG TAACATCGATAGGATTCGCGTGGGTGTTAAGCTTAGGATTCGTACAGACGGTTCTCTTCACCCTGTACGTCGTGTTCGTTGACTGCATATTCTGCGGCATGATCGTGGCCACCTTCCTATGGTTCATAGCGAATCGCTATTTCCGTGACCGGAACAGTGACTTCGACATGGAGTGGGGCTATGCATTCGATGTGCACTTGAAtgcatttttcccacccctaATATTGCTGCACTTCATACAACTTTTCTTCTACCATCCCTTGATCAGTAGGGATTGGTTTGTATCGACTTTTATCGGCAACACCATTTGGCTGTTGGCACTGGCATATTATATTTACATCACGTTCCTGGGATACAATG TGGTTCCAGCTCTGAAGAATACCCGAATAATTCTCGTTACGCTACCGCTTCTGGTTTTGTTCTACATTATGACCCTAATCATTGGATGGAATTTAAGCGTTTCACTAATGTACTATTATCACTATCGAGTACTATAG
- the LOC131289270 gene encoding mothers against decapentaplegic homolog 4 isoform X1, translating to MVGLTGGSHLYAPGIPAAQEIVRDMAAMPTAAPTSADACLSIVHSLMCHRQGGESEGFSKRAIESLVKKLKEKRDELDSLITAITTNGAHPSKCVTIQRTLDGRLQVAGRKGFPHVIYARIWRWPDLHKNELKHVKFCQFAFDLKCDSVCVNPYHYERVVSPGIDLSGLTLQSGPSRLIKDEYTPGSVVGGGMDIDGNEIGTIQHHPSMVAGAAYGSMSMHPQVPVDPSQLRGLFGSSSGPRPIPKLEASEQSRNSDPSSWMGGGAGSGGGPPMMSAAGSAGGQQQHHRLSSSLPLSSVIGGPAGIGNNGLRGPPQSSQQQPSAPQQQQPQSSSQSGAQLTNGGGLLGSSSQTGSGGGGGASATSGGGSLVAADGSQYYTGGTSVDPTMNDPQTMGPGSMSGSMSTTSPVSPHLQQNGYVPASNGQQQQPGPQSQNNQTGSQQYQQQQQQQQQSQQGGSATWSGSNTLNYTQSIQPPSHAGSSHQQQSQQQQQQQQYWPHGSGSGSGTVGTSAGSSVGNAAAGGQMAELPGQQRLLSRQPAPEYWCSVAYFELDTQVGEMFKVPSNRPNVTIDGYVDPSGGNRFCLGALSNVHRTEQSEKARLHIGKGVQLDLRGEGDVWLRCLSDHSVFVQSYYLDREAGRTPGDAVHKIYPGACIKVFDLRQCHMQMQSLANCAQKAAQMQAAVVAGVSAVGATRSSGLSAAAGIGVDDLRRLCILRLSFVKGWGPDYPRQSIKETPCWVEVHLHRALQLLDEVLHQMPIDGPRAIE from the exons ATGGTCGGGCTGACGGGCGGGTCGCATCTATATGCGCCCGGCATTCCGGCGGCACAGGAGA TCGTCCGCGATATGGCTGCCATGCCAACGGCGGCTCCGACCAGTGCGGATGCCTGTCTCAGCATCGTCCATTCGCTGATGTGCCACCGGCAGGGCGGCGAGAGCGAAGGCTTTTCCAAGCGCGCTATCGAGTCACTGGTGAAAAAGCTGAAGGAAAAACGTGACGAGCTAGACTCGCTGATCACGGCCATCACCACTAACGGGGCACACCCGAGCAAGTGCGTCACGATACAGCGCACACTCGATGGTCGATTACAG GTTGCCGGTCGCAAAGGGTTTCCTCATGTCATTTATGCACGCATTTGGCGCTGGCCGGATTTACATAAGAACGAACTCAAACACGTCAAGTTCTGCCAGTTTGCGTTCGATCTCAAGTGCGACTCCGTTTGTGTTAATCCGTATCACTACGAGCGCGTTGTTTCTCCTGGCATTG ATCTTTCCGGACTCACGCTGCAGTCGGGACCGAGTCGATTGATAAAAGATGAATATACACCTGGTTCGGTCGTCGGCGGAGGTATGGATATCGATGGCAATGAGATCGGCACGATTCAGCACCATCCGTCCATGGTGGCCGGTGCCGCGTATGGCAGCATGTCCATGCATCCGCAAGTGCCCG TAGACCCATCGCAGCTGCGCGGTTTGTTTGGATCTAGTAGTGGCCCAAGGCCGATACCGAAGCTAGAGGCTTCCGAGCAGTCTCGAAACAGTGACCCGAGCAGCTGGATGGGTGGCGGCGCGGGAAGTGGTGGAGGACCGCCCATGATGTCGGCGGCTGGCTCGGCCGGTggtcaacagcagcaccaccgtTTGTCGTCATCGCTGCCATTAT CATCCGTGATCGGTGGTCCTGCTGGTATCGGAAATAACGGATTGAGAGGACCGCCGCAAAGCTCCCAGCAGCAACCTTCGGCGCCTCAACAGCAACAGCCTCAATCGTCATCGCAATCCGGCGCGCAGCTCACAAATGGCGGTGGTCTTCTCGGAAGCTCGTCACAAACTggtagcggtggtggtggtggtgctagTGCCACCAGTGGTGGTGGAAGCTTGGTCGCAGCGGATGGTTCCCAGTACTACACCGGTGGTACTTCCGTCGATCCCACGATGAACGATCCGCAAACGATGGGTCCGGGCAGCATGTCGGGAAGCATGTCAACTACATCACCAGTATCGCCTCATCTGCAGCAAAATGGATACGTGCCGGCTAGCAatggtcagcagcagcagccgggaCCGCAGTCTCAAAATAACCAGACAGGATCACAACaataccagcagcagcaacaacaacagcagcaatcgCAGCAAGGCGGCTCGGCGACGTGGTCCGGTTCGAACACACTGAACTACACACAATCGATACAGCCTCCATCACACGCCGGAAGTTCACATCAGCAAcagtcgcagcagcagcaacagcagcagcaatactGGCCTCATGGTTCGGGGAGTGGTTCCGGGACGGTCGGAACGAGTGCTGGGTCAAGTGTGGGTAATGCGGCTGCCGGTGGTCAGATGGCGGAACTGCCTGGACAGCAGCGATTGCTTTCCCGCCAACCGGCACCCGAGTACTGGTGCTCGGTGGCGTACTTCGAGCTGGATACGCAAGTTGGCGAAATGTTCAAGGTGCCCTCAAACCGCCCGAACGTCACGATCGACGGATACGTTGATCCGTCCGGTGGCAATCGGTTCTGCCTCGGTGCCCTCAGCAACGTGCATCGTACGGAACAGAGTGAGAAGGCAAG ACTACACATTGGCAAGGGTGTACAGCTGGATCTGCGCGGCGAAGGGGACGTCTGGCTACGATGTCTCAGTGATCATTCAGTATTCGTACAGAGCTACTACCTCGATCGGGAAGCGGGCCGTACGCCGGGTGATGCCGTACACAAAATCTACCCAGGAGCGTGCATAAAG GTGTTCGATCTGCGACAGTGCCACATGCAGATGCAATCCCTCGCAAACTGTGCGCAAAAGGCTGCCCAAATGCAGGCGGCCGTCGTGGCGGGCGTATCGGCCGTCGGTGCAACGAGGA GCTCAGGTCTTTCCGCCGCGGCCGGGATCGGGGTGGACGATCTGCGGCGTCTGTGCATTCTGCGGCTGTCGTTCGTGAAGGGCTGGGGACCGGACTACCCGCGCCAATCGATCAAGGAAACGCCGTGCTGGGTGGAGGTCCATCTGCACCGCGCACTGCAGCTGTTGGACGAAGTGCTGCATCAAATGCCGATCGATGGTCCGCGGGCCATCGAGTAG